A single Lactuca sativa cultivar Salinas chromosome 8, Lsat_Salinas_v11, whole genome shotgun sequence DNA region contains:
- the LOC111909855 gene encoding uncharacterized protein LOC111909855 isoform X3 — translation MDPNSVLYISSDEEPGWDGDDDRVITVGFDDNNWIAELLDEVNGDDCGAGCHDGSDDSDEVVLVSEVLPSRRPRKKPTSKSSSLIELDDECVVLDHDPGKPKEVRNDDPISRSENGDDDSDDLLVVSETGQVACRDYPHPRHLCIKFPFSSTPNESHCDQCYCYVCDSLAPCLYWGNGSGTIDHCQATEKIEFWKLERQNSKNINKLTDVPLPHMNMASLPLPLPLPLPLPPPPLLVQTPTMTHIPVQRPNPIRVCPVSPNLGSPNMINQNRAPFLLSRNKYQPGLVSQQLIRTSSCSIPRDRGHQYHNYTFNKPVFKRTVSPGIASTGNRNHHFYSSHRDRDRNLCRQQDYRVPENSVNTSASFPPSYLPFQEPLLSPDSQPQVNSDSYVESPIPIPFQPQPQPQPQSALLNYVVPCEEASQQGNHNHGQRSTVDPKFFHGINWPESQTNHLPAAQTATPANIDSGDLVDYRYDNWGYDSGACEPSSMEIPGSFGLNEFSPDPAFLDTVN, via the exons ATGGATCCGAACTCTGTGCTGTACATAAGTTCCGATGAAGAACCTGGATGGGATGGTGACGATGACAGAGTAATTACTGTTGGCTTTGATGATAATAATTGGATAGCAGAACTCCTTGATGAGGTTAATGGAGACGATTGCGGTGCCGGTTGCCATGATGGAAGTGATGATTCCGATGAAGTGGTGTTAGTTAGTGAGGTTTTACCGTCTAGAAGACCTAGGAAGAAACCGACATCGAAGTCGTCGTCCTTAattgagttggatgatgagtgtGTGGTGCTCGATCATGATCCTGGTAAGCCTAAAGAGGTCCGGAATGATGATCCAATCTCTCGAAGTGAGAATGGGGATGATGATTCAGATGATCTACTTGTTGTTAGCGAAACAGGCCAG GTTGCATGCCGAGATTACCCTCATCCAAGACACCTTTGCATCAAGTTCCCTTTCTCGTCTACCCCAAACGAAAGTCATTGTGACCAG TGCTACTGTTATGTTTGTGACTCACTTGCTCCATGTCTCTATTGGGGCAATGGCAGTGGCACCATCGACCATTGTCAAGCCACTGAAAAAATCGAATTCTGGAAACTGGAAAGGCAAAATTCCAAGAACATAAATAAATTAACCGATGTCCCCCTCCCCCATATGAACATGGCCTCACTTCCACTTCCACTTCCACTCCCACTCCCACTCCCACCACCACCACTTCTGGTTCAAACTCCAACCATGACCCACATTCCAGTTCAAAGGCCAAATCCTATCCGGGTTTGCCCAGTATCACCCAATCTTGGATCCCCAAACATGATTAACCAAAACCGAGCCCCGTTTTTGTTATCCAGGAACAAGTATCAACCCGGTTTAGTCTCGCAACAGTTGATAAGAACAAGTAGTTGTAGCATTCCGAGAGATAGAGGCCACCAATACCATAATTATACATTTAACAAACCCGTATTTAAACGAACTGTCTCACCTGGAATTGCTTCAACCGGAAACCGTAACCACCATTTTTACAGCTCACACAGGGACAGGGACAGAAACTTGTGTAGGCAGCAAGACTATCGTGTGCCTGAAAATTCTGTCAACACttccgcttcatttcctccaTCTTATCTTCCATTCCAAGAACCGTTGCTTTCACCGGATTCCCAACCGCAAGTGAATTCCGATTCCTATGTCGAAAGCCCGATCCCGATTCCATTCCAACCGCAACCGCAACCGCAACCGCAATCGGCTCTGCTAAATTACGTAGTTCCTTGTGAAGAAGCATCCCAACAAGGAAATCATAATCATGGTCAAAGATCAACAGTTGATCCGAAGTTTTTCCATGGCATCAATTGGCCGGAAAGCCAGACGAACCACCTACCTGCCGCCCAAACTGCAACTCCGGCAAACATTGATTCCGGGGATTTGGTTGATTATCGGTATGATAATTGGGGTTATGATTCCGGAGCTTGTGAACCAAGTTCTATGGAGATTCCTGGATCATTTGGGTTGAATGAGTTCTCCCCTGATCCTGCTTTCCTTGACACAG TTAACTGA
- the LOC111909855 gene encoding uncharacterized protein LOC111909855 isoform X2 produces MDPNSVLYISSDEEPGWDGDDDRVITVGFDDNNWIAELLDEVNGDDCGAGCHDGSDDSDEVVLVSEVLPSRRPRKKPTSKSSSLIELDDECVVLDHDPGKPKEVRNDDPISRSENGDDDSDDLLVVSETGQVACRDYPHPRHLCIKFPFSSTPNESHCDQCYCYVCDSLAPCLYWGNGSGTIDHCQATEKIEFWKLERQNSKNINKLTDVPLPHMNMASLPLPLPLPLPLPPPPLLVQTPTMTHIPVQRPNPIRVCPVSPNLGSPNMINQNRAPFLLSRNKYQPGLVSQQLIRTSSCSIPRDRGHQYHNYTFNKPVFKRTVSPGIASTGNRNHHFYSSHRDRDRNLCRQQDYRVPENSVNTSASFPPSYLPFQEPLLSPDSQPQVNSDSYVESPIPIPFQPQPQPQPQSALLNYVVPCEEASQQGNHNHGQRSTVDPKFFHGINWPESQTNHLPAAQTATPANIDSGDLVDYRYDNWGYDSGACEPSSMEIPGSFGLNEFSPDPAFLDTAVN; encoded by the exons ATGGATCCGAACTCTGTGCTGTACATAAGTTCCGATGAAGAACCTGGATGGGATGGTGACGATGACAGAGTAATTACTGTTGGCTTTGATGATAATAATTGGATAGCAGAACTCCTTGATGAGGTTAATGGAGACGATTGCGGTGCCGGTTGCCATGATGGAAGTGATGATTCCGATGAAGTGGTGTTAGTTAGTGAGGTTTTACCGTCTAGAAGACCTAGGAAGAAACCGACATCGAAGTCGTCGTCCTTAattgagttggatgatgagtgtGTGGTGCTCGATCATGATCCTGGTAAGCCTAAAGAGGTCCGGAATGATGATCCAATCTCTCGAAGTGAGAATGGGGATGATGATTCAGATGATCTACTTGTTGTTAGCGAAACAGGCCAG GTTGCATGCCGAGATTACCCTCATCCAAGACACCTTTGCATCAAGTTCCCTTTCTCGTCTACCCCAAACGAAAGTCATTGTGACCAG TGCTACTGTTATGTTTGTGACTCACTTGCTCCATGTCTCTATTGGGGCAATGGCAGTGGCACCATCGACCATTGTCAAGCCACTGAAAAAATCGAATTCTGGAAACTGGAAAGGCAAAATTCCAAGAACATAAATAAATTAACCGATGTCCCCCTCCCCCATATGAACATGGCCTCACTTCCACTTCCACTTCCACTCCCACTCCCACTCCCACCACCACCACTTCTGGTTCAAACTCCAACCATGACCCACATTCCAGTTCAAAGGCCAAATCCTATCCGGGTTTGCCCAGTATCACCCAATCTTGGATCCCCAAACATGATTAACCAAAACCGAGCCCCGTTTTTGTTATCCAGGAACAAGTATCAACCCGGTTTAGTCTCGCAACAGTTGATAAGAACAAGTAGTTGTAGCATTCCGAGAGATAGAGGCCACCAATACCATAATTATACATTTAACAAACCCGTATTTAAACGAACTGTCTCACCTGGAATTGCTTCAACCGGAAACCGTAACCACCATTTTTACAGCTCACACAGGGACAGGGACAGAAACTTGTGTAGGCAGCAAGACTATCGTGTGCCTGAAAATTCTGTCAACACttccgcttcatttcctccaTCTTATCTTCCATTCCAAGAACCGTTGCTTTCACCGGATTCCCAACCGCAAGTGAATTCCGATTCCTATGTCGAAAGCCCGATCCCGATTCCATTCCAACCGCAACCGCAACCGCAACCGCAATCGGCTCTGCTAAATTACGTAGTTCCTTGTGAAGAAGCATCCCAACAAGGAAATCATAATCATGGTCAAAGATCAACAGTTGATCCGAAGTTTTTCCATGGCATCAATTGGCCGGAAAGCCAGACGAACCACCTACCTGCCGCCCAAACTGCAACTCCGGCAAACATTGATTCCGGGGATTTGGTTGATTATCGGTATGATAATTGGGGTTATGATTCCGGAGCTTGTGAACCAAGTTCTATGGAGATTCCTGGATCATTTGGGTTGAATGAGTTCTCCCCTGATCCTGCTTTCCTTGACACAG CAGTTAACTGA
- the LOC111909855 gene encoding uncharacterized protein LOC111909855 isoform X1, with product MDPNSVLYISSDEEPGWDGDDDRVITVGFDDNNWIAELLDEVNGDDCGAGCHDGSDDSDEVVLVSEVLPSRRPRKKPTSKSSSLIELDDECVVLDHDPGKPKEVRNDDPISRSENGDDDSDDLLVVSETGQVACRDYPHPRHLCIKFPFSSTPNESHCDQCYCYVCDSLAPCLYWGNGSGTIDHCQATEKIEFWKLERQNSKNINKLTDVPLPHMNMASLPLPLPLPLPLPPPPLLVQTPTMTHIPVQRPNPIRVCPVSPNLGSPNMINQNRAPFLLSRNKYQPGLVSQQLIRTSSCSIPRDRGHQYHNYTFNKPVFKRTVSPGIASTGNRNHHFYSSHRDRDRNLCRQQDYRVPENSVNTSASFPPSYLPFQEPLLSPDSQPQVNSDSYVESPIPIPFQPQPQPQPQSALLNYVVPCEEASQQGNHNHGQRSTVDPKFFHGINWPESQTNHLPAAQTATPANIDSGDLVDYRYDNWGYDSGACEPSSMEIPGSFGLNEFSPDPAFLDTGTIFDF from the exons ATGGATCCGAACTCTGTGCTGTACATAAGTTCCGATGAAGAACCTGGATGGGATGGTGACGATGACAGAGTAATTACTGTTGGCTTTGATGATAATAATTGGATAGCAGAACTCCTTGATGAGGTTAATGGAGACGATTGCGGTGCCGGTTGCCATGATGGAAGTGATGATTCCGATGAAGTGGTGTTAGTTAGTGAGGTTTTACCGTCTAGAAGACCTAGGAAGAAACCGACATCGAAGTCGTCGTCCTTAattgagttggatgatgagtgtGTGGTGCTCGATCATGATCCTGGTAAGCCTAAAGAGGTCCGGAATGATGATCCAATCTCTCGAAGTGAGAATGGGGATGATGATTCAGATGATCTACTTGTTGTTAGCGAAACAGGCCAG GTTGCATGCCGAGATTACCCTCATCCAAGACACCTTTGCATCAAGTTCCCTTTCTCGTCTACCCCAAACGAAAGTCATTGTGACCAG TGCTACTGTTATGTTTGTGACTCACTTGCTCCATGTCTCTATTGGGGCAATGGCAGTGGCACCATCGACCATTGTCAAGCCACTGAAAAAATCGAATTCTGGAAACTGGAAAGGCAAAATTCCAAGAACATAAATAAATTAACCGATGTCCCCCTCCCCCATATGAACATGGCCTCACTTCCACTTCCACTTCCACTCCCACTCCCACTCCCACCACCACCACTTCTGGTTCAAACTCCAACCATGACCCACATTCCAGTTCAAAGGCCAAATCCTATCCGGGTTTGCCCAGTATCACCCAATCTTGGATCCCCAAACATGATTAACCAAAACCGAGCCCCGTTTTTGTTATCCAGGAACAAGTATCAACCCGGTTTAGTCTCGCAACAGTTGATAAGAACAAGTAGTTGTAGCATTCCGAGAGATAGAGGCCACCAATACCATAATTATACATTTAACAAACCCGTATTTAAACGAACTGTCTCACCTGGAATTGCTTCAACCGGAAACCGTAACCACCATTTTTACAGCTCACACAGGGACAGGGACAGAAACTTGTGTAGGCAGCAAGACTATCGTGTGCCTGAAAATTCTGTCAACACttccgcttcatttcctccaTCTTATCTTCCATTCCAAGAACCGTTGCTTTCACCGGATTCCCAACCGCAAGTGAATTCCGATTCCTATGTCGAAAGCCCGATCCCGATTCCATTCCAACCGCAACCGCAACCGCAACCGCAATCGGCTCTGCTAAATTACGTAGTTCCTTGTGAAGAAGCATCCCAACAAGGAAATCATAATCATGGTCAAAGATCAACAGTTGATCCGAAGTTTTTCCATGGCATCAATTGGCCGGAAAGCCAGACGAACCACCTACCTGCCGCCCAAACTGCAACTCCGGCAAACATTGATTCCGGGGATTTGGTTGATTATCGGTATGATAATTGGGGTTATGATTCCGGAGCTTGTGAACCAAGTTCTATGGAGATTCCTGGATCATTTGGGTTGAATGAGTTCTCCCCTGATCCTGCTTTCCTTGACACAGGTACCATCTTTGACTTTTGA